One Opitutia bacterium DNA segment encodes these proteins:
- a CDS encoding MBL fold metallo-hydrolase, giving the protein MNRRDFLVTTSAAVSLGFLARGSLFGQTATPATPAPAPQPAAPPPPVKVEFKDLRRGVGTFTGRGGTIGWLSNKDALVAVDTQFAETAAKFLEGLPARNGRMLDAVVDTHHHWDHTGGNATLRPAAKKLVAHEAVPALQKAAAARSPQMGEPTIPDTLFADTWRMNVGDEVVSAKFFGPSHTGGDIAVYFEKANVVHTGDLVFNRLYPVTPKVDGCKMQHWRDVLPQLAAHYPADAIYIFGHGNPKFGVTGTKADVLAMAAFLDALIAHVAAEIKAGKSKAEIVTRQNLDAFPDYHAAQNSRLPGNLGTIYDELTGA; this is encoded by the coding sequence ATGAATCGCCGCGACTTCCTTGTCACGACTTCCGCGGCCGTCTCGCTCGGCTTTCTCGCGAGAGGCTCGCTGTTTGGACAGACCGCCACCCCTGCGACTCCGGCACCCGCGCCGCAACCCGCCGCGCCGCCGCCGCCCGTGAAGGTGGAATTCAAGGACCTGCGCCGCGGCGTCGGCACCTTCACCGGTCGCGGCGGCACGATCGGCTGGCTCTCCAACAAGGACGCGCTGGTCGCGGTCGACACGCAGTTCGCGGAGACGGCGGCGAAATTCCTCGAAGGTCTGCCCGCCCGCAACGGCCGCATGCTCGACGCGGTCGTCGACACGCACCACCACTGGGATCACACCGGCGGCAATGCCACGCTGCGCCCCGCCGCGAAGAAACTCGTCGCGCACGAAGCCGTGCCCGCGCTCCAGAAAGCCGCCGCGGCACGCAGCCCGCAGATGGGCGAGCCGACGATTCCCGATACGCTCTTCGCGGACACGTGGCGCATGAACGTGGGCGACGAGGTCGTGAGCGCGAAGTTCTTCGGCCCGTCGCACACCGGCGGCGACATCGCGGTCTATTTCGAGAAGGCCAATGTCGTGCACACCGGCGACCTCGTCTTCAACCGCCTCTATCCCGTCACGCCGAAGGTCGATGGCTGCAAGATGCAGCACTGGCGCGACGTGTTGCCGCAGCTCGCCGCGCATTATCCGGCCGACGCGATCTACATCTTCGGGCATGGCAACCCGAAGTTCGGCGTCACCGGCACGAAGGCCGACGTGCTCGCGATGGCCGCTTTCCTCGATGCGCTGATCGCGCACGTTGCGGCCGAAATCAAAGCGGGCAAATCGAAGGCCGAGATCGTCACGCGGCAAAACCTCGATGCTTTCCCCGACTACCACGCCGCGCAAAACAGCCGCTTGCCCGGCAATCTCGGGACGATCTACGACGAGTTGACCGGAGCGTGA
- a CDS encoding PEP-CTERM sorting domain-containing protein (PEP-CTERM proteins occur, often in large numbers, in the proteomes of bacteria that also encode an exosortase, a predicted intramembrane cysteine proteinase. The presence of a PEP-CTERM domain at a protein's C-terminus predicts cleavage within the sorting domain, followed by covalent anchoring to some some component of the (usually Gram-negative) cell surface. Many PEP-CTERM proteins exhibit an unusual sequence composition that includes large numbers of potential glycosylation sites. Expression of one such protein has been shown restore the ability of a bacterium to form floc, a type of biofilm.) has product MSLLRLIRLCLLFATLAASARAQVVLSDFETGLDGWLPYTAGTHDAAVSVSWNATTGVGGSGALVLNDPGTGADDYFVAPVKFLGDKSSYYGGTLSFALELTLSAVSGLPENLLLTGGGLTIAAALSPTPTTGGFTSYSLSLVETSGWHLAGTATAPTQIQMQSILGNLTEFCLLGDWGNGAEAARLDNVRLAAVPEPSTLLLLAAGGALIGLVRRRQSRA; this is encoded by the coding sequence ATGTCTTTGCTCCGACTGATCCGCCTCTGTCTTCTTTTCGCCACCCTCGCCGCCAGCGCCCGCGCCCAGGTGGTGCTTTCGGATTTCGAAACCGGTTTGGACGGCTGGCTCCCTTACACGGCCGGCACCCACGACGCCGCCGTATCGGTCTCCTGGAACGCCACCACGGGCGTCGGTGGCAGCGGGGCGTTGGTGCTGAACGATCCGGGCACGGGTGCGGACGACTACTTCGTCGCGCCCGTCAAATTCCTCGGCGACAAATCCAGCTACTACGGCGGCACGCTCAGCTTCGCCTTGGAGCTCACGCTGTCGGCAGTGAGCGGTCTGCCGGAAAATCTCCTGCTGACGGGCGGCGGACTGACGATCGCGGCGGCGCTCTCGCCCACACCGACCACCGGCGGCTTCACCTCCTACAGCCTTTCGCTCGTCGAAACCTCCGGCTGGCACCTCGCCGGCACCGCAACCGCACCGACCCAAATCCAGATGCAGTCCATCCTGGGCAATCTGACCGAATTCTGCCTGCTCGGCGATTGGGGCAACGGCGCCGAGGCTGCGCGGCTCGACAACGTCCGCCTCGCGGCCGTGCCGGAACCGAGCACGCTGCTGCTCCTCGCCGCCGGTGGCGCGTTGATCGGGCTCGTGCGCCGGCGGCAATCGCGCGCGTAG
- a CDS encoding response regulator, which yields MRILHLDDDPLDHELVKVLLQAECPECEVVTAANRTEFLALLALEKFDVILADYTLPGFDGLEALELSQERTPGTPFVFFSGSIGEDQAIAAVRAGAADYVIKDRYQRLPMALRRAVLESRERQQHRETEHSLHATRERHQRFIEDARDAIFSLSDAGVITSLNPAFEVITGWKRREWIGQHFIRLVDPLDVERARRRFAELLAGDQPGLFELRLRKPEGTADVEFTVNRAPTPDGSFELMGIGRDITEKKRLQEQFLRAQRMENLGMLAAGIAHDFNNILTPMLMVSQLLRAQSTPQNQRLFDTLEQSASRGAALVKQILSFVQGGTDELRVVQLKHVARDIAAMIEETFPRHLRFEHTIPSDLWPVRAHPSQMHQIVLNLCVNARDAMPDGGILSLRLANRQLDAAAANAMPGARPGAFLVIEVSDTGTGIPPEILPRIWEPFFTTKGPGRGTGLGLSTVRGIIAAHQGFCTVHSTPGRGTTFCIFLPAEIASANEEREIDVADIPRGKGEAILVIEDELEVRQIVDTVLSQHGYRVTLATDGAEALALLASSAAPANLRLIVTDLMMPRLGGRQLIELIRRTHPGVRVLVMSGLASGEPDRVEAGDAFLLKPFRPETLLQEVHALLMRTPP from the coding sequence ATGAGAATCCTGCATCTCGACGACGATCCCCTCGACCACGAACTCGTGAAAGTGCTGCTCCAGGCTGAGTGTCCCGAGTGCGAGGTCGTCACCGCGGCCAACCGCACCGAATTCCTCGCCCTGCTCGCCCTGGAGAAATTCGACGTCATCCTCGCCGACTACACCCTGCCGGGCTTCGACGGACTCGAGGCGCTTGAACTCTCGCAGGAGCGCACGCCGGGCACGCCCTTCGTCTTTTTCTCCGGCAGCATCGGCGAAGATCAAGCCATCGCCGCCGTGCGCGCCGGCGCCGCGGACTATGTGATCAAGGACCGCTACCAACGCCTCCCGATGGCGCTGCGCCGCGCCGTCCTCGAAAGCCGCGAGCGCCAGCAGCACCGCGAGACGGAACACTCGCTCCACGCCACGCGCGAGCGCCACCAGCGCTTCATCGAGGACGCGCGCGACGCCATCTTTTCGCTCTCCGATGCCGGCGTGATCACCTCGCTCAACCCTGCCTTCGAAGTCATCACCGGTTGGAAACGCCGCGAGTGGATCGGCCAGCATTTCATCCGCCTCGTCGATCCGCTCGACGTCGAGCGCGCGCGGCGCCGCTTCGCCGAATTGTTGGCCGGCGACCAACCGGGCCTGTTCGAGCTGCGCCTGCGCAAGCCCGAGGGCACCGCCGACGTCGAGTTCACCGTCAACCGCGCGCCCACGCCGGACGGCAGCTTCGAACTCATGGGCATCGGCCGCGACATCACGGAAAAAAAGCGCCTGCAGGAGCAATTTCTCCGCGCCCAGCGCATGGAGAATCTCGGCATGCTCGCCGCCGGCATCGCGCATGATTTCAACAACATCCTCACGCCAATGCTGATGGTTTCGCAGCTGCTGCGCGCGCAATCGACGCCCCAGAACCAGCGGCTGTTCGACACCCTCGAGCAAAGCGCCTCCCGTGGCGCCGCGCTCGTGAAACAGATCCTCTCCTTCGTCCAGGGCGGCACCGACGAGCTGCGCGTCGTGCAACTCAAGCACGTGGCCCGCGACATCGCCGCGATGATCGAGGAGACCTTTCCCCGCCACTTGCGCTTCGAACACACCATCCCGAGCGACCTGTGGCCGGTGCGGGCCCACCCGTCGCAGATGCACCAGATCGTCCTCAACCTGTGCGTCAACGCGCGCGACGCCATGCCCGACGGCGGCATCCTTTCGCTGCGCCTCGCGAACCGGCAGCTCGATGCCGCCGCCGCCAACGCGATGCCCGGCGCGCGGCCCGGCGCATTTCTCGTCATCGAGGTCAGCGACACCGGCACCGGCATCCCGCCCGAAATCCTTCCGCGCATCTGGGAGCCGTTCTTCACCACCAAGGGCCCCGGGCGCGGCACCGGTTTGGGACTCTCCACCGTGCGCGGCATCATCGCGGCGCATCAGGGTTTCTGCACCGTGCACAGCACGCCCGGCCGCGGCACCACGTTCTGCATTTTCCTCCCCGCGGAAATCGCCTCCGCCAACGAGGAGCGCGAAATCGACGTCGCGGACATCCCGCGCGGCAAAGGCGAGGCGATCCTCGTCATCGAGGACGAACTCGAGGTTCGCCAGATCGTCGACACGGTCCTCTCGCAACACGGCTACCGGGTCACCCTGGCGACGGATGGCGCGGAAGCGCTGGCGCTGCTCGCCAGCTCCGCCGCCCCCGCCAATCTGCGGCTGATCGTCACCGACCTGATGATGCCGCGCCTCGGTGGCCGACAGCTCATCGAGTTGATCCGGCGCACCCATCCCGGCGTGCGCGTGCTGGTCATGAGCGGCCTCGCCAGCGGCGAACCCGACCGCGTCGAAGCCGGCGACGCCTTTCTGCTCAAGCCGTTTCGGCCCGAGACGTTGTTGCAGGAAGTGCACGCCTTGCTGATGCGCACCCCGCCGTAA
- a CDS encoding zf-HC2 domain-containing protein yields MNCSRVTELFIDYQDGSLPPDEAAQMRAHLASCPTCQREWSALQEITRKLDQLPQPEPSARLRENFYAMLETHQRDADAPSPFALAKSRLDRFFEAILPAQPALQFAFALALLATGIFAGARWLQKPAVVIPATDEAAKREIADLRKQVDGMGKLVAASLLQQKSTSDRLQTVLATMDLKSPDRKVLTDLVGALAFDPSVNVRLSAVEALAPHAEDDVVRAGLLAALPRENAPLVQLAMIELLANVREPEAAPLFDRLARDETADKNVRDAAKRGLASLRTPATPADNKPNAQTSAPAGKTV; encoded by the coding sequence ATGAACTGCTCCCGCGTCACCGAACTCTTCATCGACTACCAGGACGGCTCGCTGCCGCCCGATGAAGCGGCGCAGATGCGCGCCCACCTCGCCTCCTGCCCCACCTGCCAGCGCGAATGGTCCGCCCTCCAGGAAATCACCCGCAAGCTCGACCAACTCCCGCAACCCGAGCCCTCCGCCCGCCTCCGCGAGAATTTCTACGCCATGCTCGAGACGCACCAGCGCGACGCCGATGCGCCGAGTCCGTTCGCCCTCGCGAAGAGCCGCCTCGACCGCTTCTTCGAAGCCATCCTCCCCGCGCAACCCGCGCTGCAATTCGCCTTCGCCCTCGCGCTGCTCGCCACCGGCATCTTCGCCGGCGCCCGCTGGCTGCAAAAGCCCGCCGTCGTCATCCCCGCGACCGACGAAGCCGCGAAACGCGAGATCGCCGACCTCCGCAAACAGGTCGACGGCATGGGCAAACTCGTCGCCGCCTCGCTCCTCCAGCAAAAATCCACCAGCGACCGCCTCCAAACCGTCCTCGCGACGATGGACCTCAAGTCGCCCGACCGCAAAGTCCTCACCGACCTCGTCGGCGCGCTCGCGTTCGACCCCTCCGTCAACGTCCGCCTCTCCGCCGTCGAAGCCCTCGCCCCGCACGCCGAGGACGATGTCGTGCGCGCCGGCCTCCTCGCCGCCCTCCCGCGCGAGAACGCCCCGCTCGTCCAGCTCGCGATGATCGAGCTCCTCGCCAACGTCCGCGAACCCGAGGCCGCGCCGCTCTTCGACCGCCTCGCGCGCGACGAAACCGCCGACAAGAACGTGCGCGACGCCGCCAAGCGCGGCCTCGCCTCCCTGCGCACGCCCGCCACTCCCGCTGACAACAAACCCAACGCTCAAACCTCCGCGCCCGCCGGAAAAACCGTCTGA
- a CDS encoding response regulator translates to MADILIIDDDDVFRDVLASALEHSGHVVRQAINGVEGLQKFHQQPAELVITDIVMPEKEGLDTIRDLRREFPKARIIAMSGGLAHDPKLYLHMAEKFGAQAVLAKPFALADLKKVVDTALAS, encoded by the coding sequence ATGGCCGATATCCTGATCATCGACGACGACGACGTCTTTCGCGACGTCCTCGCCAGCGCGCTCGAGCACTCGGGCCATGTCGTCCGCCAGGCCATCAACGGCGTGGAAGGGCTGCAGAAATTCCATCAGCAACCCGCCGAACTCGTCATCACCGACATCGTGATGCCCGAGAAGGAGGGGCTGGACACCATCCGCGACCTCCGCCGCGAATTCCCGAAGGCGCGCATCATCGCCATGTCGGGCGGCCTCGCGCACGATCCGAAACTCTACCTGCACATGGCGGAGAAATTCGGCGCCCAAGCCGTCCTCGCCAAGCCGTTCGCCCTCGCCGACCTCAAGAAAGTCGTCGACACCGCGCTCGCCAGCTGA
- a CDS encoding DUF4097 family beta strand repeat protein yields the protein MKNPLHLLRFGAACAALALSAAALPAADNNTDQNTVRSKFSDPAKPGTLKVALPWAEVQVSGTDGSEIVVTSSLEQKGKKEVDQDGFRRLDEDVTFEITEKNNVATIVMTGENPWSAQGAEFHVQVPRNTNLVLRTEAGGDIKVENIDGDIDINSMNGEVALLDIGASAVVNTMNGEVTATFKRAPAKPVSITSMNGEVDVRLPGDTKANLRMRTHNGTIRTNFPDSILQTKTEKTASKGYAYGFGPTREQARELARNAERLAREQAKLARAAAGVQESDDDDKEAPEAPAAPAAVAAATPAAAPEAPTPHDKHQSYKAHSTQLKDLPPEEQARVRSEIDRAMRAVAAIPTSVFNGATGPVGKSIVGTLNGGGVDIQLSTMNGTITLRQSK from the coding sequence ATGAAGAACCCACTCCACCTCCTCCGCTTCGGCGCCGCCTGCGCCGCGCTGGCCCTCTCGGCCGCCGCGCTGCCCGCCGCCGACAACAACACCGACCAAAACACCGTCCGCTCCAAATTCAGCGACCCGGCGAAACCCGGCACCCTCAAAGTCGCGCTGCCTTGGGCCGAGGTCCAAGTCTCCGGCACCGACGGCAGCGAAATCGTCGTCACCTCCTCGCTCGAGCAAAAGGGCAAGAAGGAGGTCGACCAGGACGGCTTCCGCCGCCTCGACGAAGACGTCACCTTCGAGATCACCGAGAAGAACAACGTCGCGACCATCGTCATGACCGGCGAAAATCCCTGGTCCGCCCAAGGCGCCGAGTTCCACGTCCAAGTCCCGCGCAACACCAACCTCGTCCTCCGCACCGAAGCCGGCGGCGACATCAAGGTCGAGAACATCGACGGCGACATCGACATCAACTCGATGAATGGCGAGGTCGCGCTCCTCGACATCGGCGCCTCCGCCGTCGTGAACACCATGAACGGCGAAGTCACCGCCACCTTCAAAAGGGCCCCCGCCAAACCCGTTTCCATCACCTCGATGAACGGCGAAGTCGACGTCCGCCTCCCGGGCGACACCAAGGCGAACCTCCGCATGCGCACGCACAACGGCACCATCCGGACCAACTTCCCCGACAGCATCCTCCAAACCAAAACCGAGAAGACCGCCAGCAAGGGCTACGCCTATGGCTTCGGCCCGACGCGCGAGCAGGCGCGTGAACTCGCCCGCAACGCCGAGCGCCTCGCCCGCGAACAAGCCAAGCTCGCTCGCGCCGCCGCCGGAGTGCAGGAGTCGGACGACGACGACAAGGAAGCCCCGGAAGCTCCGGCCGCCCCCGCCGCCGTGGCCGCGGCCACACCGGCCGCCGCGCCTGAAGCGCCGACGCCGCACGACAAACATCAGTCCTACAAGGCGCACTCCACGCAGCTCAAAGATCTCCCGCCCGAAGAGCAGGCCCGCGTCCGCTCCGAGATCGATCGCGCCATGCGCGCCGTCGCCGCCATCCCGACATCGGTCTTCAACGGCGCCACCGGCCCCGTCGGCAAGTCCATCGTCGGCACGCTCAACGGAGGCGGCGTCGACATCCAGCTCTCCACCATGAACGGCACGATCACGCTCCGGCAGTCCAAGTGA
- a CDS encoding RNA polymerase sigma factor, which produces MPVPATTAEIQVPSDATIVSFAAHVEASDHELMIAVRAGDVAQLGQLFERYQQRLYAFFVRMTNQPAVSEDLVQVVFYRILKYRHTYRDEGKFTAWIYHLARKVAADHFRKHAKAATATDPADLHEHPDDDAVSPDLSAATSDDLAILRTALARLPLEHREVLVLSRLQNVEHKEIARLCDCSVGAVKVRVHRALKELRDVYFKLRRDQAA; this is translated from the coding sequence ATGCCCGTTCCCGCCACAACCGCCGAAATCCAGGTTCCCTCCGACGCGACCATCGTTAGTTTCGCCGCCCACGTGGAAGCCTCCGATCACGAACTCATGATTGCCGTTCGCGCGGGCGACGTCGCGCAACTCGGGCAGCTCTTTGAACGCTACCAACAGCGGCTCTACGCCTTCTTCGTGCGCATGACGAACCAGCCGGCCGTCAGCGAGGACCTCGTCCAAGTCGTCTTCTACCGCATCCTGAAATACCGCCACACCTACCGCGACGAAGGCAAATTCACCGCCTGGATCTACCACCTCGCGCGCAAGGTCGCCGCCGATCACTTCCGCAAGCACGCCAAGGCCGCCACCGCCACCGACCCGGCCGATCTCCACGAGCATCCGGACGACGACGCCGTCTCGCCCGACCTCTCCGCCGCGACGAGCGACGACCTTGCCATCCTCCGCACCGCCCTCGCCCGCCTGCCGCTCGAACACCGCGAAGTCCTCGTCCTCTCCCGCCTCCAAAACGTCGAACACAAGGAGATCGCCCGCCTCTGCGACTGCTCCGTCGGCGCCGTCAAGGTCCGCGTCCACCGCGCGCTCAAGGAGCTGCGCGACGTCTACTTCAAACTCCGCCGCGACCAGGCCGCCTGA
- a CDS encoding PAS domain S-box protein, producing MHLTLERKIAAGFAVALGLLSVVGVATWSSLTRFERAFGMVEHTHLVLNRLEQIQVQALEMQTSSRGFALSGEPAFLGPFDTAIAKARENVAAVRELTRDNPAQQLRLERLQALVEREIASMSRRNADRRTQAAAAAPDPAALREGELVMDELRALIREMEETESALLADRAIAARHNASHSRTALLLAVASMFVLALAAGTRVQQELAARKRADEALHRSRALFETFFEQSTDAIVVVGAAGLILRVNRRSEDLFGYPRTELVGQPLEVLMPDRFRERHLAHVQGFQAAPKFRAMGAGLELLAARKDGTEFPVDIMLNPLETDDGRVVLAAIRDITERKAAAAELQRSTERIRDLYNRAPCGYHSLDAEGIIVEINDTELDWIGYTRDEVVRRLRFRDLLSPADQEKFAETFPRFKATGTASDIEFQLRRRDGSMFHVSISATALYDADGRYLSSRSIVHNIDARRAAEQRLAALHRELREHSARVEDANRELEAFSYSVSHDLRAPLRHLAGFSTLLLEREGSRLDPESLRYVRTIIASAQRMGELIDALLDFSRLVRLPVQRMRVDSQALVADVLAEKHFEAAADTEWRIDPLPAVEADAALLRQVWINLLGNAAKYSAPRRPPRIHVSAEISRDGREAIFTVRDNGVGFDPRYADKLFKVFSRLHGEREFRGTGIGLALVQRIVARHGGRVWAESAPDAGAAFFFTLPAAPTP from the coding sequence ATGCATCTGACCCTCGAACGAAAGATCGCGGCCGGTTTTGCCGTCGCGCTGGGGCTGCTGTCGGTCGTCGGGGTCGCGACATGGAGCAGCCTGACCCGCTTCGAGCGTGCCTTCGGCATGGTGGAGCACACGCACCTCGTCCTCAACCGCCTCGAGCAGATCCAGGTGCAGGCCCTCGAGATGCAGACCAGCTCCCGCGGCTTCGCCCTGAGCGGCGAACCCGCGTTCCTCGGCCCATTCGACACCGCGATCGCAAAAGCCCGGGAGAACGTCGCGGCCGTCCGCGAACTCACGCGCGACAACCCCGCGCAACAACTCCGCCTCGAACGCCTGCAAGCCCTCGTCGAGCGGGAGATCGCGTCCATGTCGCGCCGCAACGCCGACCGCCGCACGCAGGCCGCCGCCGCCGCGCCCGATCCCGCCGCTCTGCGCGAAGGCGAGCTCGTCATGGACGAGTTGCGCGCGCTCATCCGCGAGATGGAGGAAACCGAAAGCGCCCTGCTCGCCGACCGCGCCATCGCGGCCCGCCACAACGCCAGCCACAGCCGCACCGCGCTGCTTCTCGCCGTCGCGTCCATGTTCGTGCTCGCCCTCGCGGCCGGCACGCGCGTCCAACAGGAATTGGCCGCCCGCAAACGCGCCGACGAGGCGCTCCACCGCTCGCGCGCGCTGTTCGAGACGTTTTTCGAACAATCGACCGACGCCATCGTCGTGGTCGGCGCTGCCGGCCTCATCCTCCGGGTCAACCGTCGCAGCGAAGATCTCTTCGGCTACCCGCGCACCGAGTTGGTCGGCCAACCGCTCGAGGTGCTCATGCCCGACCGGTTCCGGGAGCGCCATCTCGCGCACGTGCAGGGCTTCCAGGCCGCGCCGAAATTCCGCGCGATGGGCGCGGGCCTCGAACTGCTCGCCGCACGCAAGGACGGCACCGAGTTCCCGGTCGACATCATGCTCAACCCGCTCGAAACCGACGACGGCCGCGTCGTGCTCGCCGCCATCCGCGACATCACCGAACGCAAGGCCGCCGCCGCCGAGCTCCAGCGCTCCACCGAGCGCATCCGCGATCTCTACAACCGCGCTCCCTGCGGCTACCACTCGCTCGACGCCGAGGGGATCATCGTCGAGATCAACGACACCGAGCTGGACTGGATCGGCTACACGCGCGACGAGGTCGTCCGCCGGCTGCGGTTCCGCGATCTGCTCTCCCCCGCTGACCAGGAAAAATTCGCGGAAACGTTCCCGCGCTTCAAGGCCACCGGCACGGCCAGCGACATCGAGTTCCAGCTCCGTCGCCGCGACGGCTCGATGTTTCACGTCTCCATCAGCGCCACCGCGCTCTACGACGCGGACGGCCGCTACCTCTCCAGCCGCAGCATCGTCCACAACATCGACGCGCGGCGCGCCGCCGAACAGCGCCTCGCCGCGCTCCATCGCGAACTCCGGGAACACAGCGCCCGGGTCGAGGACGCCAACCGCGAACTCGAAGCCTTCTCCTACTCCGTCTCGCACGATCTCCGCGCCCCGCTGCGCCACCTCGCCGGTTTTTCCACGCTGCTGCTCGAGCGCGAAGGCAGCCGCCTCGACCCCGAGAGTCTCCGCTACGTGCGGACCATCATCGCCTCGGCCCAGCGCATGGGCGAGCTGATCGACGCGCTCCTCGATTTTTCGCGGCTCGTCCGCCTGCCCGTGCAGCGCATGCGCGTGGATTCCCAAGCCCTCGTCGCCGACGTGCTCGCCGAAAAACACTTCGAGGCCGCCGCCGATACCGAGTGGCGCATCGATCCGCTCCCCGCCGTCGAGGCCGACGCCGCGCTCCTGCGCCAAGTGTGGATCAACCTCCTCGGCAACGCGGCCAAATACTCCGCGCCCCGCCGTCCGCCACGCATCCACGTCTCCGCGGAAATCTCGCGCGACGGCCGCGAGGCGATCTTCACGGTGCGCGACAACGGCGTCGGCTTCGATCCGCGCTACGCGGACAAGCTCTTCAAGGTTTTCAGCCGCCTGCACGGCGAGCGCGAGTTTCGCGGCACCGGCATCGGTCTCGCCCTCGTGCAGCGCATCGTCGCGCGCCACGGCGGCCGCGTCTGGGCGGAAAGCGCGCCCGACGCCGGCGCCGCGTTCTTCTTCACCCTGCCCGCCGCTCCCACCCCATGA
- a CDS encoding response regulator transcription factor, whose translation MVAERYCLLPEPVTNHRQLFPAEPALLLTEAEGRVLALLGAGYSNKEIAAMLGKAEPTVKNQVASILHKLGQPTRARLIAALR comes from the coding sequence ATGGTTGCCGAACGCTATTGCCTGCTGCCGGAGCCGGTGACGAATCACCGGCAGCTTTTCCCCGCGGAGCCCGCGCTGCTGCTCACCGAGGCCGAGGGTCGCGTGCTCGCGTTGCTCGGCGCCGGCTACAGCAACAAGGAGATCGCGGCCATGCTCGGCAAAGCGGAGCCGACGGTGAAAAACCAGGTTGCCTCCATCCTCCACAAACTCGGTCAGCCGACGCGTGCGCGGTTGATCGCCGCCCTGCGTTGA
- a CDS encoding helix-turn-helix transcriptional regulator translates to MRHPHHDGEGVVKLTPAEAAVVSHVVRGLTNKEIARALRKSDLTVKNQLTAVYRKLGLKRRLQLIAMFRA, encoded by the coding sequence ATGCGCCATCCGCATCACGACGGCGAGGGTGTGGTGAAACTCACGCCTGCCGAGGCGGCGGTCGTGTCGCACGTCGTGCGCGGACTGACGAACAAGGAAATCGCGCGCGCGTTGCGAAAGTCCGACCTGACGGTGAAGAACCAACTGACCGCGGTTTATCGCAAACTCGGCCTGAAGCGCCGCCTGCAACTCATCGCGATGTTCCGCGCCTAG